The Longimicrobium sp. DNA window ACGAAGTCCGGCTCGGCCGAGGCCACGTCGTAGCCGGCCGAGCCGGGGGTCTGCCGGGCAGGGAGCGGCAGGTCGGGGTTGTGGGCGAGCCGCTTGAAGCGGACGCGGATCGGTTCGGTCATGGGATCGTTGGAAGGAAGGTCCCGGATGCGGAACAGCCCCCACCGGCGCGAGGTCCGGTGGGGGCTGTCGGCCGTCTCCGCCCGCAGGTTACACCAGGACGGACTGCAGCGGCACCAGCGGAAGGCCGAAGGCCTCGGCGACGCCGGGATACACCACCTGGCCGTTGACCACGTTCAGCCCCAGGGCCAGCGCGGGGTCCTGGCGGCAGGCTTCCTTCCACCCCAGGCGCGCCAGGCGCATGGCGTAGGGGAAGGTGGCGTTGGTCAGCGCCAGCGTGGAGGTGCGCGGCACGCCGCCGGGCATGTTGGCCACGCCGTAGTGGATCACCCCGTCGATCTCGTAGATGGGGTCTTCGTGCGTGGTGGGGCGGATGGTCTCCACGCAGCCGCCCTGGTCCACCGCCACGTCGACGATCACCGACCCGTCCTTCATGCGCTTCAGGTCTTCGCGCTTGATCAGGTTGGGGGCCTTGGCGCCCGGCAGCAGCACCGCGCCCACGACCAGGTCGGCCTGCTCCACCCGCTCCATCAGGTTGTGCCGGTTGCTGTAGATCATCTCCACGTTGGCCGGCATGACGTCCGACAGGTAGCGCAGGCGCTCCAGCGACACGTCGAGGATGGTGACGCGGGCGCCCAGCCCCGCCGCCATCTTGGCCGCGTTGGTGCCCACCACCCCGCCGCCGATGATCACCACGCTGGCGGGCGCCACGCCGGGCACGCCGCCCAGCAGCATCCCGCGGCCGCCGTAGTACTTTTCCAGGTACTTGGCGCCGGCCTGGATGGCCATGCGCCCCGCCACCTCCGACATGGGCGTCAGCAGGGGGAGCTCGCCGCTGTCCAGCTGCACCGTCTCGTACGCCACGCACACCGCGCCGGAGTCGATCATCCCGCGGGTGAGCGCCTGGTCGGCGGCGAAGTGGAAATAGGTGAACAGGAGCTGGTCCGGCCGGGTGCGGCCGTACTCGATGGCGATGGGCTCCTTGACCTTCATGATCATCTCGGCCCGCGCCCACACCTCGTCCACCTCGTGGATGGTGGCGCCGACGGAGGTGTACTGGTCGTCGGTGAAGCCGCTGCCCAGCCCGCCGCCGCGCTCCACCATCACCTGGTGGCCGGCCTGGACCAGGGCCTCGGCGCCCGCGGGCACCAGGGCGATGCGGTTCTCGTTGGTCTTGATTTCCTTCGGAACGCCGATCAGCATCGTCAGCAGCGGGTTCGGGTATTTCGGTGGTGCGTCTGGCCCGCTCGCTTCGGCGGGCGGGCACAATATACACGCGCCGCCGGGTTTGGCGAGTGTCTGGACAAACGCGAGTGCGTCACTGCGTGCGTGCGATGCCTACGCCTCGTTCGCGTTGCCGTCGGCCTCGCGGGGGTTGGCGTCGGTGTCCGAGGCCGCGTCGCGCTCGCGGGCGTGCTGCGCGCACAGCCGGGTCTCGGGGATCACGTCCAGCCGCTCCATCCCGATGTCCTGGCCACACACCTCGCACAGCCCGAAACGCTCCGGCTCCTTGTACAGCAGGCGCAGCGACTCGTCGATGGCGTACAGGCGGCGGCCTTCCATGCTGGCGAAAAGGAAGTCCTTTTCGTGCTCCTGGTGCTCGG harbors:
- the ald gene encoding alanine dehydrogenase, which codes for MLIGVPKEIKTNENRIALVPAGAEALVQAGHQVMVERGGGLGSGFTDDQYTSVGATIHEVDEVWARAEMIMKVKEPIAIEYGRTRPDQLLFTYFHFAADQALTRGMIDSGAVCVAYETVQLDSGELPLLTPMSEVAGRMAIQAGAKYLEKYYGGRGMLLGGVPGVAPASVVIIGGGVVGTNAAKMAAGLGARVTILDVSLERLRYLSDVMPANVEMIYSNRHNLMERVEQADLVVGAVLLPGAKAPNLIKREDLKRMKDGSVIVDVAVDQGGCVETIRPTTHEDPIYEIDGVIHYGVANMPGGVPRTSTLALTNATFPYAMRLARLGWKEACRQDPALALGLNVVNGQVVYPGVAEAFGLPLVPLQSVLV
- a CDS encoding TraR/DksA C4-type zinc finger protein; protein product: MLQEEQRRAIENRLLREREQVLDAIGDFDETAKDLRDRVGELSLADNHPADIATEHQEHEKDFLFASMEGRRLYAIDESLRLLYKEPERFGLCEVCGQDIGMERLDVIPETRLCAQHARERDAASDTDANPREADGNANEA